AGTGTGTTAAATGTTATATGAACATGTGTACTGTATTTAACTTACAGATAAGCTTCTTTAACTGTATGTGAGGTAGAAATTACAGAACCAATTATAGATGATCCCTCAAGACACACCTAACATCAGTTATGAACAGACGCATCAACAGTTGGTAACTTGTGTTTGTGCACAGTGGTCCCTGGTTTATCGTGGGGGTtatgttctaaaaataacccgcaataggcgaaatctgcagagtagtcagctttattttttacaattacctaccttccttcagcaagtccagaagtccaactttttgcgcgatggttagcatcttcctctgcttTTTGGGTgtgaccgcaggtgcctttgtcggtgcagaatgtCTTGtggacattgtgggttttgtcggggacaaaacttgcaaacatacagcacttcacacTGCTAGTGATCGAACATtaatgtaaatttggcaagccgaacacattctgtactgtacaggagacgtGGCACAGAGGAGACTAATTGACAATAGTCTActgtcccttagccaatcaggacgcagaacacaatgcgtgttcatacgctgtaaaaaaaaaagcgtgCAAAATTGCACTGAAAATAATCTGCAAAACAGCGAGGCCGTGAAAGGTGAACCACATTATAGCGAGGTACAACTGTACATGGTCTGAACAGGCACTGACGGCTGTCCTTGTTCTACATGGCAGTAATCTTTTTTCTTAGCTCATCCCCCGAAGAGgggacaaggggtattgtttttggttcggtttctttgttgttagcactctagcagcaaaactattggttgaattcacaccaaattgggtttatagattgctagtgatgaagaatagatctcattacattttggaaaaagtaggtcaaatttcaaactttttatgaattttcaacttttttccccccatttacctataatgggcgaaatgtcaaatgcctgtagcagcaaaactattgtttgaattcataccaaattgggtttatatattgccagtgacccagaatagatttggtaacattttggaaaaagtaggtcaaagatcacattttttatgaatttttaaaagtcttttttcttcttccatttacttataaggggcgacatttcaaatgtctttaaaaacatcgatttttttttcaatttttttcaaatttggcacatatatagaggcagttgatatgttgacatcagtacacgcataggcatgatgacgtcagctggatcgatgtcaaaataagctacaatacgtgtgaggggtggggtttgttgtgcccggaaccacttgtttgttctTGTTTTCCAGTGAAACCAGTCTGAACTCTTTCTTGTGTGAGCTTGTCCTTAAACTCAGAAAAGGACTAAATTAACCACAAAGGACTATGTGTAGGCAGCAGGTTTTGCACATTCTGTTTTTCATTGGTTTCTCCGACTTTTTGCcttctccatcttttttttttttttttttctaattcaaagAATATGGCACATTCACAACAGTTCACATGTCAGTTCAATAGACACCCTTTTATTTTTGTCTCCAGCTGGGAACAGCTTTTTTTCCTAATCAATGTATTTTTGGTTGATTCCATGTTGGTCATAAAGGGCTAATGGTCTCCTGAAGGCAGTCATGTGGTGATTGAACCTGCCAGTGGCCTTTAGAGGGGTCAGTGGTGGTGTGATGTTTTGCCTCGCCTCATCGATCAATCAGGTCATCAATGAATGAGTCAGGCTTTGGAATAGTGTTTCAGAAAGCAGATGTTGATGTAAAACCTGTTTTTCTTTGGGAATTGAACAACAGGGCTGCTCCGTCCAACCTGGGAGGCTTCAGTGATGCACTGGGAAAGCATTAGCTCAATAAGGCGCTCAGGTGTAGTAACACTGCTGAATGACAACTGGAGGCGCTGGCACATCATCCTCTTCTTTATTCTGCAGGATAGTTAGTGTTTCCATACACTCACATATGGTACTGTTTCTACACCACAGTTTTTCTTTGCTTTGCTGTTAACTGACATCTTCAATAAGGTATAACCAAGGTCATGTAAGGTAATGctaatataactagaagcactcggagagcgcagacctccgccaaggctgatcagtggctgatgaaattttctggtctgcgcccccccccgtgggcccccccacccccgatcaccaccaaaatttaatcatttcttccttatcccatttccaacaaaccctgaaaatttcatcaaaatctctccataactttttgagttatgttgcacactaacagacagacagacaaacaaaccctggcaaaaacataacctccttggcggaggtaatgatgatCTGAGTGACATTAAATATGCAGcatctgttttaacccataaagacccagtactacttatgTGGACGTTTCAAAAtagttttttcctctatatttcaaTTTTCGCTAAggatgtaatattatcctctgtattttgtgctttacagtaaaaagcaggtattttcctatatttaattcactgatcaggtggacattcataaagctcagatcaaagtttgAAGGccatatcagaaaaagagaaaacagaagaaaacgtgactttaaaaaatttactggtgaatcaatgttgtagaagattgaCAGCGTTTCCAtagttactacagagcctctgaacatccaaatgggtcatatgtgatgaccataaaaagatgacaaactgtatttaacaccagttatttacatgtattggtaggattagtggctcaacaggtattaaacagtttagatcagtagatggtttgtgtcgccaCTGGTTcattaggtctttaagggttaaacagtttttaTAATTATGCAGTCCATTTATCATCATCCACATATTATTGGATTATTtcttttattggatttttttttgtcagtttttattgTGGCTGCCAGGGAAGATGCTGCTACATTGCTTTTCATTGTAGCATAACGATGacaacaagtggtaccaggcacaacaagccccgcccctctgacgtattgtagcttattttggcattgatccagctaatgtcatcatgtctatgcctgtgatatcagcatatcaattccctctatatatgtgccaagttttaagtaaattggaacaaaattgatgtttttatagacatttgaaatttcgcccattataagtaaatgggaggaaaaaaaagatttaaaaaattcataaaaattatgaactttgacctacttttcccaaaatgtaaccatatttattctgggtcactagcaatgtataaacccaatttggtatgaattcaaccgatagttttgctgttacggacatgtgaaatttcgccaattataagtaaatggggaaaaaaaaaaaaaaagattttaaaaattcattaaaagttTTAACTTTTATCATTTTTCCcaaagtgttcacaaagaaacaaacaaacctaaccaaaatcaataccccttgcATCCCCTTTGGAGGGCAGGGTAatacatttctattctattctattctatggttCTTCCCCAGGTTTCTttgtttcccactgggttttttggagttttttcttgCTGAGAAGGAGCTGATAGGGGATGCGCAGGACATTGATCCATTTGCGTCATCAactgtttactaactgattattacttgactgtttgctattttcattgtgttttgttttgtttttttattcaacgATTTCTGTAAAGGCCTTTGAGGTGACTTCGTTGTGATATTGGACTCCACAaacaaaactgaattgaattaattctattctattctattctatctactgCAGTGATGCTCACAGGAAGAATGTCCTCACTAAACAACATAATGGACTCCCAGGTCCTTCAAGCCTTCTTCACTTATGCAACAGTCGTCGTCCTGAAGATGATGCTCATGTCACCTTTGACCTCTTACTTCCGCCTGACaagaaaggtgtttttttttttcacctgaatAATGAGAAAGTGTGAATTAAAGCATCATACAAAGGGAGACATTTCAATCTGATCTGTTGGGCTTTCCCTTTAGGTTTTTGCCAACTTGGAAGATACTAAACTTGCTTCCCCCACAGTAGACAAGAAACTGGTCCGAGTGGATCCGCATGTTGAACGAGTCCGCAGGTAACACATGAAGCTGAGTAAATCTGTGTGCTGGCAGCTTAATGGTTCAATGTAGGAGCTTTGTGTGTAATTCTGTTGTAAAGTTTTCATGTAAAGACTGATCTGAGTCTATTTCCAGTATATAGAAATCAGCACATTGTGACTGGTATCGCAttaaaaattgagtgaatgccaACAAATGATCGACTTCAAgtgccaaacaaaacaaaatgttagTTCGTGAGCATGTGTAAATGTCACATATTGAACTTTAAGTACTattactttcttttcttttctctttagaTTGAATAATTTAGCTTTTTATACACCTGACTATTATGAAAACCACTAGAGcgggggtgtcaagctcattttagtacaggggccacatatagcctaatatgacataaagtggtccggaccagtaaaataatatatatagtaGTATAagaagttttgagtgaaaaaagtaaaattctgtaatgaaaatgtttaaatccacaaactgtacttgaacgtaacatgaacaaatatgaacaacctgaaaattcaaagtgcaatgttaacaatattatgccttagtttatcatttatacatgtgcctcACAACGTACGGATCACAGTttatcaacaaatacacaaaacatttaataacagggagaatacttttaaaattccacatacgtctattaagacatttcaggttattcacattttttctaagcgactagtctgtaaatgtaaacatttttgtgaaatgtaactgttttttttacactaaaacaaagagaaaattagcagttttcattatttataggttattatgatagtattttactggtctgatccactttagattgaaatgacctaaaattattcttaacatctttgattgttaatatcttcagtgtaattttttatttcacaagttcatcccacgggctggattgaaacctttggcgagccggatttggcccccgggctgcatgtttgacacctgtgcactagaggATAGAATAAATCAAACACAGACCAAGTAACAAAAATACTTTAAAAGAGTTAAAGTTAAAAATGAGAAAAGTTTAGATACAGAAAAGATAAAAAGGGAAGGGATTTTACCTTAACTTAGAACCCTTTTGAAAACTTCATTCAAAGCATCCCCTTCCAGTAGACTTCTtcattccttctctttttttcatttttgtcctcaTCTTTGCAGTGACCCTTGGTATTGTGTAGCTGTTTACAAATAACAGACTATTAACACAACCGTTATGCATCAGACTGTAATCTTTATTTAAATTTCTGTCACaagggggaaaagaaaggactcaaatgctcagtactgaagggggaaaaaaagaagtttatttaacaaaatctgaaaacaacacaacaaaaacctaacacaaaaactaaatcagaaaacagagtccataaaaaaaaaccatacaaaacctggggtcagagtccgtggatgaatatggatcAAATGTCCGGGCTACGGAAAGGAGTAaggagtaatggaccagcgctgcatggctgcaaacctaatccttaaataggccaatggtaattggctgcagccacgcagcgccagcaggtgagtctgatgatgataatgattataacaaaggaggagctgagggtcacacaggcagacCATAACcacaagggaggagcaaagagtcacacagGCCCAGATCCTGacaatttctttctttttatttgataAAAGTTAGTCGAAATGTGTgtccccttttcttttcttttcttttttaatttatttttccttctctctgagcctttgggtgggtgggtgggtgggtgggtggggtttgatgtttgtgtgtgttgttgtgcctTGGACTACTTCATTTGTCCTACGCTGATGTAGATGTCTATTTGAAAACTGACAAAGTCTTTAAAAAATGTGCTTGgaggttattttctgtttttgtttctcaGCAAATGACTCTTACCCCTTTCAAAAGAATATGCACACATGGTTTTCTGCTGAGTAAAGGCAGTTCCATGTAATTTCATTGAAAGCGGCATTATGTGCAACATGAAAACGTCATTCAGTTATACTTCACTGTCTTCATTTTCCATTTTCAGGTGCCACCAGAATGACCTGGAGAACGTCATTCTCTTCGTGCTGATTGGTCTGCTCTATTCTCTGACTGGACCGGAACTTTCCACGGCTCTGCTCCACTTCCGCCTTTTTACCGGCTCTCGTATCTTCCACACCATCTCCTATGTGGGCGCTTTGCCTCAGCCCAGCAGGTTTCTGTCCTTTATACTGGGTCTGCTGGTCACCTTCTCCATGGCCTGCAGAGTCCTCTGTACAACTGTCCTGTAGAGAAGACATGAGcacattaatccataaagacccaaacacccactgtcgaccaaaaccatctactgatttaaactgttcaatacctgttgattcatttttcctatcaatacatggaaataattggtgtaaaatacagtttgtcatcttttcatggtcatcagatatgacccatttggacattcagaggctccgtagtgaatgtggaaacaccgtcatcttctccaaagtcactttttcttcagttttctctgtttccgatataataacctccaactttaatctaagcttctatgaacatctacaagatgagtaaattaaatacaagaaaatacatggttttcactgaaaaaatacaaaatacagaggataatattataataaatagtgataaatcatttaagaaaagtgaaaTCTCAAGAAGAAATTatttgggaaccaccacaaaagtaacactgggtctttatgggttaagaaccactaatcctattaatagaGTGAAATAATTCAGACCAGACAgaccagtggatggacacacttggtttatgttcatttaatgataaatttgactgaaaaagcctcatattcttcagttttctgttttagaTGTAAtaatcaactttaacctgagcttttatgaacatttacatgatcagtaaattaaatataggaaaatacttgatttacactgaaaaatacaaaacacagaggatagtattatatttttttaaaaagcgaTAAATtgaaaaatagagagaaaaatacaaatttgggagctgccacaaaagtagcactgagtctttatgggttaatgcctgagcttctccttctccttctccttctccttcttcttcttcttcttcttcttcttcttcttcttcttctccttcttcttcttcttcttcttcttcttcttcttcttcttcttcttcttcttcttcttcttcttcttcttcctcttcttcttcttcaaaaacACTCATCCTAAATGTACTTGAAAAATCATAAAACTTTTCACAGATATATGAGcagtaaaataaaatgtgatccTGGCCATGGGTGTGTCAAAATGGCTCAATTTATCAGGGGCTTTTCATTAAACCATGTTGCCGTGGCAACACAGTGAACTAATGTGCCTGAATAGAGTTCAATACCATCGCCTTCAAAATTATATAAATGAAACCTCTGTATCAGATTTCTCCTTGATGCACCAAGGTACAGGTTTACGCATCATGTCCAGATGGAGCCATGTTCTCCACCTGTTTTATGTTGAATGTACAATGTCTACAGTGTTTTGTGGTTTTGtgactgaaaacaacaacaacaaaaaaccctgaATATAGCCCATCCTGATATGTATGAAGGTGTTAGGGCCTGATCATTACTGCCTACAGCTTTAATTTTCTTctctgcaatgtttttttttaatggatggaACATTTggatttattaaatgttttaatcaTGTTTCACAGTGTGGATTTACTTTATGTTGTGCTTCAATACAACTATGATGGATTAAAGTATGTATAACAACAGCAGATCACCCTTTACTCTTCACACATACAAATGCTGATATATACTTAAATATATACATTAACATACTATATACACATCACTATAATGGTTTCTACAAATGAACCATGTtcatattgttatttttgcttgtGCTCTATGTAATGTAGAGCTGAATATcgcacaaaaattttttttttttttttttttatatttagaatTAGCCAACATG
This region of Sphaeramia orbicularis chromosome 12, fSphaOr1.1, whole genome shotgun sequence genomic DNA includes:
- the LOC115429737 gene encoding microsomal glutathione S-transferase 1-like, with translation MLTGRMSSLNNIMDSQVLQAFFTYATVVVLKMMLMSPLTSYFRLTRKVFANLEDTKLASPTVDKKLVRVDPHVERVRRCHQNDLENVILFVLIGLLYSLTGPELSTALLHFRLFTGSRIFHTISYVGALPQPSRFLSFILGLLVTFSMACRVLCTTVL